Below is a genomic region from Spartinivicinus marinus.
TTTTAAAGCTACTTGCGTGCGCTTTAATAATAATGGCGGTCTACTCCTATTTCGCATTTAAAACATACCGAGCAGGTATTTATGATGTTGTTATTCATGAGATGATTCAACAATATGAACATTGGTACCGAAAATCAAAGCAAATGTCAGCCAAACCTACAGCTAAGCATGAAATATATAATAGCTGGGATGAAATACCAACAAGCATTAAACAGTATTTACCAAATAAACCTGATACCGGAGAGCTAGTCACCAATTTTTTTATGCAGATAGGTGACTTTCACTTTCATCTTTATGCTTATTGTCATTTTGATGAAAAATACACCAATAAAAATTATTTTATTATTAGCTATTTCAACTTAGATCATAAGATTCAAGATAACCACTTTATTAGTCTAGTCAATAGAATCTCAATCATAACCGTTATTTTTATTTTACTCACCTCAACACTAGCTTGGTTCAGTTCAAGAAAAATCATTAAAGCAACCAGTCAACTGGCTGAATGGTCTAATAATATGGCATCCCCGAAGCCCATTCAGCGCTATAAAGAGCTTGACCAAATTGCCAACAACCTACAAGCTTCTTATCAACAAATTCAAGCCATTAATCAACGAGAAAGTAAATTTCTACGACAATTAAGCCACGAACTACGTACCCCTATTTCAGTATTACTTGCCTCGACACAACTATTGGAAAAACAAGGTATTTCAGCATACCCTGACTTATATCTGTCATATCAGCGTATACTAAGGTCTGGTCGCCACATGAAAGACCTTACTGAATCGCTCTTATGGCTAGCAAAAAAGAATACAGCCAATATAATACCCGAAAATATTGACATTAAAGAACTGACCTATTTTCTATTAAAAGATAATAGTTATTTACTACATAACAAAAATATATTTATCAGGATAACTAAAGGCTCTAAAACAACGAATACTTTAGTACCTGCCACACTAATTAAGATAATTATAAATAACTTAATTAGAAATGCTTTTCAACATTCTTATTCAGGCACAATATACATAAGACCAGCAAAAGACTATTTTATTATTAAAAACCAGGTAATGAGTGATAGAGATGATACTACCGGGTTTGGC
It encodes:
- a CDS encoding sensor histidine kinase produces the protein MAVYSYFAFKTYRAGIYDVVIHEMIQQYEHWYRKSKQMSAKPTAKHEIYNSWDEIPTSIKQYLPNKPDTGELVTNFFMQIGDFHFHLYAYCHFDEKYTNKNYFIISYFNLDHKIQDNHFISLVNRISIITVIFILLTSTLAWFSSRKIIKATSQLAEWSNNMASPKPIQRYKELDQIANNLQASYQQIQAINQRESKFLRQLSHELRTPISVLLASTQLLEKQGISAYPDLYLSYQRILRSGRHMKDLTESLLWLAKKNTANIIPENIDIKELTYFLLKDNSYLLHNKNIFIRITKGSKTTNTLVPATLIKIIINNLIRNAFQHSYSGTIYIRPAKDYFIIKNQVMSDRDDTTGFGIGLDLVQEICQAQKWQFKIKKTSSSVTACVRWS